The following coding sequences are from one Myxococcales bacterium window:
- a CDS encoding phytanoyl-CoA dioxygenase family protein: MLDGRGIAMNMEHAQPITSLGKALDTSPERFGPMRRSDDIAADTVALQARMKQDGYLLLSNLLDRNEVLAARGPIVQALADEAQLEPGTNIDEAVARRGTDLYFRPDMAAQNAALKHLLYNPEGRMMRFFEGFLGGQVRHFDFTWLRCVAPGKGTPPHCDIVYMGRGTHRLYTAWTPLGDVDLDMGGVMVLEGSHLNERLRNGYGQRDVDTYCSNKPDDDSRSARGLNGWLSDDPVNLQRGFKGRWLTSPFATGDVLIFDMFLVHGGLDNRSQSFRLSSDSRYQLACQPVDERWVGADPPGHGPASKRGKIC, translated from the coding sequence ATGCTTGACGGCAGGGGGATCGCCATGAACATGGAGCACGCGCAGCCGATCACATCATTGGGCAAGGCCTTGGACACAAGCCCCGAGCGTTTTGGACCAATGCGCCGATCAGACGACATCGCCGCCGACACCGTGGCGCTTCAGGCGCGCATGAAGCAAGACGGATACCTGCTGCTGAGCAACTTGTTGGATCGCAACGAAGTGTTGGCCGCGCGCGGTCCGATCGTGCAAGCGCTGGCCGACGAAGCGCAGCTTGAACCCGGCACCAACATCGACGAGGCCGTGGCCCGGCGTGGTACGGACCTTTACTTTCGCCCCGATATGGCGGCGCAAAACGCGGCGCTCAAGCATCTGCTCTACAACCCAGAAGGCCGCATGATGCGCTTTTTTGAGGGCTTCTTGGGCGGGCAAGTTCGGCATTTTGATTTTACATGGTTGCGCTGCGTGGCCCCGGGAAAAGGCACGCCCCCCCATTGCGACATTGTGTACATGGGCCGCGGCACGCACAGGCTTTACACCGCGTGGACGCCGCTCGGCGATGTGGATCTCGACATGGGCGGTGTGATGGTGCTTGAAGGCTCGCATTTGAACGAGCGGTTGCGCAATGGCTACGGCCAACGCGACGTGGATACCTATTGCAGCAACAAACCCGACGACGATTCGCGCTCAGCGCGCGGGCTTAACGGATGGCTCTCTGACGATCCGGTGAACCTGCAACGCGGGTTCAAGGGCCGCTGGCTCACAAGCCCATTCGCGACCGGTGACGTGCTGATCTTCGATATGTTTCTCGTGCATGGGGGCCTCGACAACCGAAGCCAAAGCTTTCGATTGTCATCCGACAGCCGCTATCAGCTGGCTTGCCAGCCCGTGGACGAACGTTGGGTAGGTGCCGATCCCCCCGGACATGGGCCCGCCAGCAAACGCGGGAAGATCTGCTGA
- a CDS encoding TIM barrel protein: MRHLWGLDAVTPSLLTRIKGAGYDGVEGMLPAGMEAHVYRELCLEYGLDCVFQVVTCFPEPGGSVQDHVRSFRAQMEVAAQVRPRFVNAHSGVDCWEAEEAKAFFREALAIERDLGLLVAHETHRGRVLFNPRDTLAMLRAFADLKITADFSHWVNVCERLPFDQKAAFDLAIEHAVHIHARVGHEQGPQVYDPRAPQWQAHVQAHENWWSRIWQRQAARGATTSTLTPEFGPPPYEMLMPYTQAPIVNMWDVAVWQMQRQRQRFADACGA, encoded by the coding sequence ATGAGGCATTTGTGGGGTTTGGATGCGGTGACGCCCTCGCTGCTGACGCGGATCAAAGGCGCCGGTTACGACGGCGTGGAGGGCATGCTGCCTGCGGGCATGGAAGCGCACGTTTACCGTGAGCTTTGCCTTGAGTATGGCCTCGACTGTGTGTTTCAAGTGGTCACATGTTTTCCCGAACCGGGCGGCAGCGTGCAAGACCACGTGCGGTCGTTTCGCGCGCAGATGGAGGTGGCGGCGCAGGTGCGTCCGCGCTTCGTGAACGCCCACAGCGGCGTTGACTGTTGGGAGGCCGAAGAAGCCAAGGCGTTTTTTCGTGAAGCTTTGGCGATTGAACGCGACCTGGGATTGCTGGTGGCCCACGAAACCCACCGCGGGCGCGTGTTGTTTAACCCGCGCGACACGCTGGCCATGTTGCGCGCGTTTGCCGATCTGAAGATCACGGCAGACTTCAGCCATTGGGTGAATGTGTGTGAGCGGTTGCCGTTTGATCAGAAGGCGGCGTTCGATTTGGCAATTGAGCACGCCGTGCACATTCACGCGCGCGTGGGGCATGAGCAGGGGCCGCAGGTGTACGATCCGCGCGCCCCGCAGTGGCAGGCCCACGTTCAGGCCCACGAAAATTGGTGGTCGCGAATTTGGCAGCGGCAAGCCGCACGTGGGGCCACGACCTCCACGCTGACGCCCGAGTTTGGACCGCCACCTTATGAGATGCTCATGCCCTACACACAAGCGCCGATCGTGAACATGTGGGACGTGGCCGTGTGGCAGATGCAGCGCCAGCGCCAGCGTTTTGCTGACGCGTGCGGCGCCTGA
- a CDS encoding L-rhamnose/proton symporter RhaT, with the protein MSALFAVLFHGIGGLAAGSFYVPFRRVRGWSWESYWLVNGVFAWLLMPWLVVLAMVPHWERLMQSASENVILSCFGFGLLWGIGGLTFGMTMRYLGVSLGMAVALGFCAAFGTLVPMLQQGQLGFLVTQASGLATLGGVALCVVGIALCGQAGMLKERELSPSQQRATVAEFHLGRGLLVAVVSGLLSACFAFGLAAGKPLASLALAEGTPNLWQNSVAFVFIMGGGFTTNLLWCTFLHARNRSSGDYVDTQKPLANNYLFSGMAGVIWYSQFMFYGFGSTYLGTYDFAGWTLHMAFIIVFSTLWGLQLGEWQGCGRPAASLGRKAAYVS; encoded by the coding sequence ATGAGCGCTTTGTTTGCGGTGTTGTTTCACGGCATTGGCGGCCTGGCCGCCGGCAGTTTCTACGTGCCTTTTCGTCGCGTACGCGGGTGGTCGTGGGAAAGCTATTGGCTGGTCAATGGCGTGTTCGCGTGGCTGTTGATGCCGTGGCTGGTGGTGCTGGCCATGGTGCCGCATTGGGAGCGGCTTATGCAATCGGCGTCCGAGAATGTAATCCTCTCCTGCTTTGGCTTTGGCTTGTTGTGGGGCATTGGCGGCCTGACCTTCGGCATGACCATGCGCTACCTAGGCGTGTCTTTGGGCATGGCGGTGGCCTTGGGCTTCTGTGCGGCCTTCGGCACCTTGGTGCCCATGCTGCAGCAAGGGCAGTTGGGATTTCTGGTCACGCAAGCTTCGGGCTTGGCCACGTTGGGCGGGGTGGCCTTGTGTGTGGTTGGCATCGCGTTGTGCGGACAAGCCGGCATGCTGAAAGAGCGCGAGCTATCGCCCTCACAACAGCGGGCCACGGTGGCCGAGTTTCATTTGGGGCGCGGCTTGCTGGTGGCGGTGGTGTCGGGGCTACTGAGCGCGTGTTTCGCCTTCGGCCTAGCGGCTGGCAAACCGCTGGCGTCCTTGGCGCTGGCCGAAGGAACGCCAAATTTGTGGCAGAACAGCGTCGCGTTCGTGTTCATCATGGGCGGAGGCTTCACCACGAACTTGCTGTGGTGCACGTTCTTGCATGCGCGCAACCGCAGCAGCGGCGATTACGTTGACACCCAAAAGCCGCTGGCGAACAACTACCTATTTTCGGGAATGGCAGGGGTTATTTGGTACAGCCAATTCATGTTCTATGGATTTGGCTCCACCTACTTGGGCACCTACGACTTCGCCGGCTGGACGCTGCACATGGCGTTCATCATCGTATTCTCCACCCTGTGGGGCTTGCAACTTGGCGAGTGGCAGGGATGTGGTCGCCCGGCAGCCAGCTTAGGGCGCAAGGCGGCTTACGTTAGTTGA
- a CDS encoding S46 family peptidase encodes MWCLVPFILSGAPLARADEGMWTFDNFPKAKVKAAYDFLPDDAWLSRVMHASVRLAGGCSGSFVSGEGLVATNHHCARTCIQALSTKERDLAAQGFVAKAQTDERRCPDMEVHQLQEITDVTDSIVKATQGLDGERYHDALKAGG; translated from the coding sequence ATGTGGTGTTTGGTCCCTTTCATCCTTTCGGGGGCCCCGTTGGCGCGCGCTGACGAAGGCATGTGGACGTTCGACAACTTCCCCAAGGCCAAGGTGAAAGCGGCCTATGATTTTTTGCCTGATGACGCGTGGCTGTCGCGGGTGATGCATGCCTCGGTGCGGTTGGCGGGTGGCTGTTCCGGCAGCTTCGTCAGCGGCGAAGGCCTGGTGGCCACGAACCACCACTGTGCGCGCACCTGCATCCAAGCTCTATCTACGAAAGAGCGTGATTTGGCAGCGCAAGGCTTCGTTGCGAAAGCGCAAACGGATGAACGCCGCTGCCCCGATATGGAGGTGCACCAGCTGCAAGAGATAACCGACGTCACCGACTCCATTGTCAAAGCCACGCAGGGCTTAGATGGCGAGCGCTATCATGACGCCCTCAAGGCGGGTGGATAG